From the genome of Glycine soja cultivar W05 chromosome 14, ASM419377v2, whole genome shotgun sequence:
TACGTGATATCTATGAGCGCCGATGCCAGGCAGGTCATTGGACAGTTGCGGCTCGCGcatatcttcttcatcttttgggtTGCATtctgtttgctaacaagagtgcaagcAATGTTCATGTTGTGTATTTGGAGGCCCTTCGTGACCTCAGTCAGACCGGGAGGTACGCCTGGGGAGTAGCTGCACTGGTGCATATGTACGACCAGTTGAACGATGCTTCTATCAGTAGCAGCCGACAGCTTGGCGGTTACATCACACTGCTGCAGGTAACGAacatgtttttcatttgttgaGGTTCGAcaatatttaactttaaattattttagacttattaatgtttatcattttgatgttacctttgtAGTGTTGGATATACGAGCATTTTCCCTCAGTCGGGGAATCCACTGCTGATTAGGACTACGATGAGGATTCATCGCGTGCCTGTAGGTGGATTGCTATGAAGAAGATCGTGAAGAGCATACGTACACCGGCATACATGGAGTGCCTGGACCGACTCCGGATTCCGGATGTCTGTTGGATCCCATATAGGGAGCACCGACCGGTCCGGGACTTCCATATGATTTCATGCTATTCCGATCTCTTGCGCTGGGGGCCCGTTGCTATGTATTACTGGCCAGAGAGGGTCATGCGGCAATTTGGATACATCCAGACCATTCCTGCTCCGCCTATCGATTCAAGGATGTCGTATGATGATATACACAATAGGTGGATGCACTATTCGGATCATATGATTCTAGCAGGTGAGGTGTGCGTTGTGTCAGGTCAGTGTGTCAACGACTACATGGACTGGTTCTTCCGCATCTCGCATCCTTTCATGACACCAGGCCAGGCATCAGATCCTCTGCCAGATGGTCATGCTCCGCAGGCTCGAGTCATCCCTCAGGCCTCAAAGACAGATATCCCTCACGTGCTGGAGCCAAGAGCACCATCGACATCTGCGAGGCTTGCTGTGGAGGAGcctagacatgcagtggtaagtaatactaataatttatgccatttacatcaatattttcataataatttgtgtaatctgtttgttttgtatttaacaGGAAGTTTGTCATGGGATTGCTGAGAGGTTGGAGCGCCATCTGAGCCTAGGGGTGGTTATGTCAGGCTCATCGACACATGAGGTGATTGAAGAATGCCTCAGGATGACCAGAAGTGTCACATAGCACCAGCTAGTATATGTTAGGTCTCGACGCAGGCAGCGCACGGATCAGGCGtagtttatttacatattttatattgacaTTCGATGTATATACAGATATTGTACTTGAACTCATTTCATTAGTaatgttggttttatttatttccattagtaatgttagttttatttatttccattgatCGTGTATTCCCTTTGCCTAATCtagcttataaaattttataattttattctatcaaattaaaaaaatgtttatttttaatttctctcctGAGATAAAAATccgtatttatattttataattttataattaggtgtaacatttatattttattttaagagactaaaaaataaaaccttatAATTAgacatatataatactaaaacaCTACTAACTTTTATaggtaataatatatatattttaagcaaaaaaaaaattaaaggtaataatatataattaagtcaTACACTAGTAAgtcttttacaacaagaaaaaaatgtattttactaGTTGTACTTGTATATTGCATCATATTATGGAGGAGGCTATTAAAGAACACTAGATTCTTGAAACCAAAAGCTAAATTCATAAacgaaataagaaaaatcaaagaagaaaattgGTCAAAATTGTGAAAGATTGATGGGGTTCCCGTTCCATCATAAATTAGAGCAAACAAATTTAGTGTATTTTCATCACAATCATATATAAACATTGGATTCAATCCTTGATTCTGTGGGcaaagtcaaaaaataaaatataaccgAATCAGTAAGCACCTTCTACCAAATCCGTTTTAAAGTCTGTCATAAatcttgttaatttgttagataaaatagagagagaaaaatgaaaatgacttTAACCAATTgcctccttttctctttttttttattaggtgtcaaatatatttatgatttacaCAAATTACGTTTGTATGGTAAAAATTAGTGATCACAAATACCAAATCGATGAATCTTATATTTtgtcgaaaaaaaaaaacaaataccgAATCAAATGTGTAGATTAATTAGTGTAAACCGTAAAATTGCTTcagttaaattaataattttgagtttaaatctggaatttaaatatataattatattaaatacttgAATGAAAATTTTTACTATTTATAAAAGTTCTAtctaacttaaatatatttataaaagttatatctaacttaaatatatttacaaaagTTATATCtaacttaaatatattcaaTGGATGAAAACTCATGGTCTAAATgcaatatttaactttgaaggGAGCTGGTATCATAGGGTTAGTGAAACACAATTAGAACTTTCATAATGTTATTCATCACATGTTAAGGGAGAGAGCATGACTAGCAAATCCACATCCAACTACTCAAACAgtacattaacttcaacatagtcGAACGAAATTAAATTTGCATCAAATACTACAACTAACTCATGCTAATTTTGCGACAAGGACAACTCGTCTTCTATTTCCGGTACAAGTTTActgaaaacaactaaaatttctattggcccaatctttttccagtagttagacttAATCAACACCTTCATCACGTCATCGTTGGTTTTGAGTTAAATTATTTCGAATTTGATAACTTTTTCTAAATACTCACGGTGACTTGGTTTCCGAAAAAACAATCACCTTACCATTTGTGTTTCATCAATaccataagggggaatcccagtaggcgcaacttgcttgatcaaatccttcaattcatccatggtacatccggtgggaatgtcaaactttttgggattttttcttgtgaacgagtaaccaacaaactcattttggcgtgacatgttccacctcccattgtaatatagcagggcatcatgagtaggggtcatagtaGCTTGAAGTAAGTTTAAAATACCATCTGGGGTTCTAGCAATGttacataataactcaatcagaccaacaaacaaaaattcatgATTACACATTAAAATTGTGTTAACACCAGCATCATCTTTcagttgcatacattgaaaccgaaattgattacctgcatatgtgaaaggctgccggtagtaaatttcatccaaaaattgcttGTCGGTTAGcttaagggtattgtgtattctggtttttaacgtttgaaaatcacacccgttaggtactcgaatgggAACTGGAGTGGAAATTTGAAAGGAAACACCACTGTCGTTGTGAACaatggatccatttggaaaaataaaacctaatgtgGAGTTCACAACTGTCTGACTGCTTGTCCCTCCCAAGAATGTCATAGTTTTTTTTGTAAGAGTTGGATTACGACTGAAACTTGTGATTTTTTACAGTGTTAGGCTgtgtcatatatatagatgagttttaatattagtgctgcattttttaaagattaaaaatacgcATGCACATACTTTCTATATGTATTGTCAACTACACCAATGATGTGACATGCTTTAGCTTGCATCAGATCTGCATGTGTAGTCATGCTATGCAAGATCCTTTCACGCGTTTTATATTAATGCAGAcaacaatttatcatacatgtTTTTTCACAATGTGTTGTCAACTCAGACAACGATATATCATACATgcttttttagaattaagtaataattttgttgtggacgtaacaaataaatgtgaatatCCAATTCAAAACGATTAGTCattataaattacatgttcaatcatcatttatgtcaacatagtcTCTCTTGAACATCACGAAGCTCTTGTAATGCTGCATTATGCTAATATATGGATTTGGCCACGGCTTCGCCTGAGGATGACAATtgctagaccataacaatgctaTAGGCGGCAAGGGACAacgttcttttaaataaacctgttgtacatgcgAAAAAAGTGTtaactcaatcctacaaaactcatttcataaatataaaaaaacacttcatatctacaatgtacctcaacaaaatgattgtcatacacatgaccgatacaaattatacgatgcaatgaagaatttgccagcggttgacttctaagaggaaagaatGTCGTGCTTTGTTGTTTAGACAAGGATACAATGATTACTTTATACCTTGATACAATGACATGTCCCATGttcgttatatccatccacttatccgTAGTCAcctaaatgaaacaaatatacatgtcaaacttaatttcaaagttaagtcttaaaaatcaaatacataaattacataccttggttaacccatcaacaagtaatgacatccttaattcctcaaatttCTCCGTGCCACCAAAGAGCTTGATATAATCTTCTAAGAATttggcaagttctttaagcTGATGGTTGCGGATATCCATAGTTACCATCagctttgacatcaacaatctTATCAATGAAGTCGTGCATAAATGGTTGAAACTGATCCAACATGGGCATCACCGTTCTTCGATTCGGTTGCTCAGAGGATGATGCAGTACGCCTCACCGACGAATTGCTATTTTGCATAGATTCAAAGGCAtctacatactcccagtaagatggaTCGCACTTTGTTGACCTTGGGTTCCTGTTCATAGCTTTCTTCGGTACCCCCTTTGTGTTAACCTTtgctggaggaggacacatcgaattctgatcagggtatgcaatttcccAAAGTTTAGTCTTCAGAGTAAacttgccacaaacatcaagttcttcgAATCTTTTGGATATT
Proteins encoded in this window:
- the LOC114383889 gene encoding protein MAIN-LIKE 1-like — encoded protein: MAPANVEDIGPNIPDDTGAQAAEDEDEGFLGGPSDPSERPKLKLSSHGRKVHSLGRPVPTIEGLVAGTGLSPLITCSVDTGDRGLLSSFVERWHRETSCFHLPVGEVTITLDDFLSLLHLSVVGDLHAFQPLHVDDAVQMLVDLLMVSAEAARAETGQCCGPYVRLQWVRDIYERRCQAGHWTVAARAYLLHLLGCILFANKSASNVHVVYLEALRDLSQTGRYAWGVAALVHMYDQLNDASISSSRQLGGYITLLQDYDEDSSRACRWIAMKKIVKSIRTPAYMECLDRLRIPDVCWIPYREHRPVRDFHMISCYSDLLRWGPVAMYYWPERVMRQFGYIQTIPAPPIDSRMSYDDIHNRWMHYSDHMILAGEVCVVSGQCVNDYMDWFFRISHPFMTPGQASDPLPDGHAPQARVIPQASKTDIPHVLEPRAPSTSARLAVEEPRHAVEVCHGIAERLERHLSLGVVMSGSSTHEVIEECLRMTRSVT